The sequence TGCCAGTCCCTTTCCCATATCCTCTGCAAAATATCTTTTCCTTCTCATTATCCGGAATTCCAATCCCATTATCCTGGTATATAAGGTGACCTGATTCTCCCTCTTCAAAGGACACGATTATTGTATCTGCGGTTATTCCGTGACGGATGGAATTATCGATAAGATTGTAAAAAACCTTTTTTATAAGTCGATCAGCCTTTACATCGAGATCATTGAGGGAATGAATGATGGTAATCTTTCCGGCGAATTCGCTCTGACTCTGATCCAGAATCTCCCCGATATTCTGCCATACCGATCCATCTTCTCCGATTTTTTCATAATCATATGTAAATGCAAGGAGCATAGATATTCGTTTCAGCACACGACTGGCTTTTTCAGTATAAACAGGAATTTCAGATATATCTTCAAGCTCAGATATCAATCCCAGGTATAACTGGAGAGATGTAACCTGGTTCAAAACATCATGCCTGGTTATCTGTGAAAGCTGGGTTAGTCTCTTATTTGCCTTGGCAAGCGATTTTTCTACCTTTTCACGAAGCCGAAGTTCAGATTCGAGGGTGGTTTTCTGGGTCTCAATTTCAGAGATATATTCATTGATGCTGGCCACCATCTGATTAATACTTTGCCGAAGCATCTCTGTTTCACGAAGACCAGTGGCCCGGATCGGGTGAGAAAGAGACGAAGAGGCGATAATTCCAATATCCTCTGTCATCATGGTTATAGGTCGGGAAATATAAATCGAGAGATATTGTGCAATAAGCAGGCCTAATATCAAAGAAATAATAGTGATGACAATGAATCCTATCTGGTAATAAAAAATCACCGTCTCAATTTTTTCTTTGCTTAATACTAGAATACCAACAACACTAAGTTCTGATCCAGACAGTGACCTGACGGTTGAGAGATTGATATATTGAATCGAAATGACCTGGTTTTTCTTCGGATTATTAAAAAAGAAGGATTTTTTTGATTCAAATGTCTGGTTTAAAATAGTATGCAGGCTTTCATTATCAAAAATGCCGGTAACCGAAGACAATGTCTGACTTTTATTTTGTATCCAATACGTCTGTTTTCGATATGCTTTATCATACACCTCTACATGAACAATATTCGGGATGTTCATGGCTTCTTCGGTTATATCCTTGAGCGACGAAACCATCGTTTTATGCATCTTTGAATACTTATCATTCCGAAGGCCGAGCTCGAGGATATACTCATGATCATCTGTGGGGTAGTATCCATATTTCCAGTACAATTTCGAATCATTATAATCCCTTATCCAGCGATCGGATTTGAACTCAGTTCCATTAATAAACTGAGATAGAGATGTATAAAAATCAGGATATTTTTTAAAATCCAAATTTAAATCTCGTGCATATGTTGTAAACTCTACGATTCCGTTCTTGTTTATCATGAATAATTCAATCTCACCAGGAACACCGGATGAAATGTTCTTTTTAAGAGAGATGAGATCAATTGACGAGGGATCATTCCGGTTCTTTTGGTATGCCTCCAAAAATGGGATCATTCGATCCTGGAGAAGGAAATCAAACTGAGCATCGAAATTCTCAATGCCATATTCTGTCAAAATGACAGATGAAATGAAGGTTTTTTCTGCCTGGAGCTGTGAGTCGATAAATTCATTTGATACCTGATGAATGGAAAATATATAGAGCGTTGATGAAATCAGGACTATAAAAATGAAAAAGATCAAGGTAATTACAAGAAACAACCGTGTACGGTATGACGGATAATCATCCGGCTTACTTCCTGATACTGGTTTTTTCTCTGACATGAGTGTATAAAATCCATGTATGTTCTATAATTCACGGTGCCCGGCTAAGTGTTTTGATAATATCGTTACGAACGGGTTATGATTTTTGAAACCTGAGCTTTTTGTAGACTTCACTTTCAATTTAATATTTTTAGGTATTTTGTGGAAGATTTGCATTAAACCATAATGAACATATGGTTTTTCATACAGAGCATAGGGAAAGAGTGGGTGGGATGTGGAGCACTTGTCTTTAACAGATCGGTTTTCTCAAAACGTTTATCAAGGGTTAATAATAATATGACAAATATATTATTCATTCAATAATCTGGTGATGATGAGGGAAAAAGGAAATGAAAAAATGGAATACGAACACTATTTTGGCTTTTTTGATAGTACTATTCGTTCTGACTCCGGTCATAGGAGATGAAAACAAAATCCTGCCACACGTTGAAGAACACATCCCTGATCCAGGATATGACAAAGCGGGTGACGGTGATGTATCCTGTCCAACTTGTGAAGAGATGAACGGAGTTATGCTTCAGAACGTGAATCCCATGAATCCTGAAGAAATTCTTTTGGCAACACAAGCTGAGGTAAACGAACTGAATGCATTCAATCAGGAGCACAATTATTCATGGACTGCAGCAGTCAACCCGATAGCATTGATGACCGATGAGGAACGTAAAAATCTGACCGGATTTCGAAATGATCTGAATCAGCTTTCATCACACATTTCATCAAAGAATATTACAGCCTCATCTGATCTCCCAAAATCTTTTGACTGGAGAAATTATGGCGGTGACTGGACAAACCCCATTCGAGATCAGGGGAATTGTGCAAGTTGCTGGGCGTTTGCGGTTACCGGAGTATTTGAATCATATAAAGAAATCAAAAACCACAATCCTCACTTAAATCCTGACTATGCTGAACAATACCTGGTAAACTGTGCCAATGATATGCAAGGATGTAATGGTGGTGGATTTAGCTCATTATCATATTTTGTTGATAAAGAAGGTGCATCAGGTGGAGTTGGGACAGTCCTTGAATCTGATTATCCCTACACAGCAACGGATGGAGCATGCAAGAATCTCTCCTCATGTACCCGGTATACCATGGATACCAGTGCCGGAGAAACATGGTATTATGTATATCCAGGCCCTTCCGAGATTCCTGCTATTGATGTAATAAAGACTGTAATATACCAACATGGACCGGTTGCATCAGCATTTTATGTAGATAAAGGATTTTCCTATTATAGTTCGGGAATTTATGACAGTGATACCAAAGCCACATATTCTAATCATGGAATTATAATCGTCGGATGGGGAGAACAGGATGGAAGAGTATATTGGATCTGTAAGAACAGCTGGGGTACAAAATGGGGTGAATCAGGCTGGTTTAAGATCTATGCAGACATTCTGCGGATTGGTGATTCAACTGCATTTTTAGCTTATGATATGCCTGATCCAAAACTGGAGACAGTTTTGGAGCCAAACCATACTGGGCCGGATTATAATTTTACCGGAAATTATTCTGACGGACAGATCATCATAACCGGAGCAGGGAGATATCGTCTTTCAGATGATTTGACGAGAAAGACTTCAGGAAATGCTATCACAATAGAATCTCCAGATGTTTTTCTGGACGGATATCAACATACGATAACCGGTTCAGGTGAGGGGACAGGTATCGAAGTTCAGGAAGAGGGAGAGGATTGTACCATTCAGAACATCTCCCGGATATCAGATTTCCAGTTCGGGATCTATTCATTTGGTGATCATTTCACCATTTCTAATACACAGGCACATAACAATCACTGGTCAGGTATTGTATCATTTGGCAATAATTCTGTGATTACGCGAAATGTTGCGTCGAATCACAATGACGTGGGAATATATTCATGGGGACATAATTCATCTATTCGTGATAACGCAGTATTTTACAACAGGAATGGTATCTTATCTCAAGGTAATTATGCTGACATCTCCAGAAATATGGCATTTTACAACACGAAGACAGGGATATATGCCGGTGGGTTGTATGTCGGGCCTGATCCTGGTGAAGAGGGGCATGGATATTATCCCAATTTGTCAGAAAATGTTGCGATTTTAAATAAGAAGGAAGGAATTAATAACT comes from Methanospirillum hungatei and encodes:
- a CDS encoding HAMP domain-containing sensor histidine kinase, encoding MSEKKPVSGSKPDDYPSYRTRLFLVITLIFFIFIVLISSTLYIFSIHQVSNEFIDSQLQAEKTFISSVILTEYGIENFDAQFDFLLQDRMIPFLEAYQKNRNDPSSIDLISLKKNISSGVPGEIELFMINKNGIVEFTTYARDLNLDFKKYPDFYTSLSQFINGTEFKSDRWIRDYNDSKLYWKYGYYPTDDHEYILELGLRNDKYSKMHKTMVSSLKDITEEAMNIPNIVHVEVYDKAYRKQTYWIQNKSQTLSSVTGIFDNESLHTILNQTFESKKSFFFNNPKKNQVISIQYINLSTVRSLSGSELSVVGILVLSKEKIETVIFYYQIGFIVITIISLILGLLIAQYLSIYISRPITMMTEDIGIIASSSLSHPIRATGLRETEMLRQSINQMVASINEYISEIETQKTTLESELRLREKVEKSLAKANKRLTQLSQITRHDVLNQVTSLQLYLGLISELEDISEIPVYTEKASRVLKRISMLLAFTYDYEKIGEDGSVWQNIGEILDQSQSEFAGKITIIHSLNDLDVKADRLIKKVFYNLIDNSIRHGITADTIIVSFEEGESGHLIYQDNGIGIPDNEKEKIFCRGYGKGTGIGMAFIKEVLEYNDIRIVENGAHGQGVRFEIIIPKENYRILSNL
- a CDS encoding C1 family peptidase; this encodes MKKWNTNTILAFLIVLFVLTPVIGDENKILPHVEEHIPDPGYDKAGDGDVSCPTCEEMNGVMLQNVNPMNPEEILLATQAEVNELNAFNQEHNYSWTAAVNPIALMTDEERKNLTGFRNDLNQLSSHISSKNITASSDLPKSFDWRNYGGDWTNPIRDQGNCASCWAFAVTGVFESYKEIKNHNPHLNPDYAEQYLVNCANDMQGCNGGGFSSLSYFVDKEGASGGVGTVLESDYPYTATDGACKNLSSCTRYTMDTSAGETWYYVYPGPSEIPAIDVIKTVIYQHGPVASAFYVDKGFSYYSSGIYDSDTKATYSNHGIIIVGWGEQDGRVYWICKNSWGTKWGESGWFKIYADILRIGDSTAFLAYDMPDPKLETVLEPNHTGPDYNFTGNYSDGQIIITGAGRYRLSDDLTRKTSGNAITIESPDVFLDGYQHTITGSGEGTGIEVQEEGEDCTIQNISRISDFQFGIYSFGDHFTISNTQAHNNHWSGIVSFGNNSVITRNVASNHNDVGIYSWGHNSSIRDNAVFYNRNGILSQGNYADISRNMAFYNTKTGIYAGGLYVGPDPGEEGHGYYPNLSENVAILNKKEGINNFFPHAIIEDNIMIQNEAAGITLSAMSSNTSVSGNEMYRNPIGINLNDRAEDLSLYSNFIIASDDAGIFVNAGNGNGSGNIFDNYLTGQVSVDGSGDIGRYTWNHPSGPVPGSNIIGGPYIAGNCWSNTNQTGWSDISEFDRYKEYAYIHQIPAGIGFVDTDIPVNKGYSKIPYEIMSGTGVFDNAPLVWNDYEYLKTHFDTSDDMRMNEEKMKDIFKEISGVSLDTSVFKGDVPSHSLSQNLGDETIEYFVEVSGNPEE